Part of the Lotus japonicus ecotype B-129 chromosome 6, LjGifu_v1.2 genome, TCTCACTTCGAGAGAAAAAGTGAATAAAACTCTTCTTATGAATTGAGATAAATTCTATTCACGTTGCACTCAATTGGTAACTAAACACACTAAATCTAATGCCATGTTTCTGTTACTGAATGTTGATCAGGAATTTTATTACCTATAACTTTGATcattaaaattataacttaagTCATATGGTCCCTTTTGTCTTTTATTGTGTAATTAACTTGTATAACCTCTTCTTGCATTATTACTCAGTACAGTAGTAAGGTGGAATCCAACATTTTTACCATAAAAGTATgttcaaatttatttatttcatcatAATTAGGAGTGTAAAAGAGATAATGTGTGTTTGAAAACTTGTGGACTTCTGCATTGGGGGAGAAGTTACTAAGAATAACTTTTAAGGGGGTAGAAGTGATTATGAGAGGTTTAGCTgccaatccaaacacacactgaTGATGTCATACAGAACAAAGTAGGAGAAAACAAAGAAATCTAGGAGAAATGTAAATGGTTATAAATGTATCTTCCTGTTTGACCAAATTATTTGACAGGTCTATATTATTGGGGTGCCAGCTGATTCTATCAAGAAGAAAACAAGTGTAAAAATGGACAATTGGTATCCTGTTTGGGATGAAGAGTTTGAATTCCATTTGACTGTTCCAGAGCTTGCCTTGCTCCGAATTGAAGTACAAGATAAAGATCAGACAAAGGATGAGTTCGCAGGGCAAACTTGTTTGCCAATATCAGAGTTAAGACGTGGATTTCGATCACTCCCTCTTTATGACAGAAAGGGAAAGAAATTTAAATCTGTGAAACTTCTAGTGAGGTTTCAGCTTGAAACTTCAAATAAACTGTAGATGCCATTAATCTGATATGTGGTCTAATAGATTCTGGTGCATAAAAAGAAACATTTTTCATGTTTAGCCACATTGAAACTATAGTATAGAATATGGAGGCAATCTTCAACATTACATGTTTAGTATGATGGGTGATCTTCCAGATGTTACtcataatttgaaaatttgacaTTGTTTCTTGGGAGACCTCTCTTGCTTTCATCCTACTCAACTCTAACTATATATTGTTTTTTGTTTATACCAAAAATGGGAAAAAAGAATCATATTTACCACAATAGGGTTTTCGGACAGCTTTGCGGTGATGTGGATGGTGGGGATGGATTCGTGTCACCCCATGAAAATTCATACATTTATGAATTGTATGAATTCGTGTCACTCGAAACGAATTCAATGAGGTGGCAGTGGAATCATACATGAATCTTGCATGGAATATGTGCATTCCCTAGGTGGTCAGAAATCTATGGGATTCAACTAAGACCAAGCGAATCCGTATGGGACAAAATTGACATGATGGGATGATGAGAcatgctttttgcatcgaatcaCGTGAAGTCTGTAACATGCGTGACATAATGGGGGAGACATGGGGACAAAGGCTGACTTCGCATTCACCGAGGCGAATTCGCGAATCAAGGTGCAACCGTAATTCAAGTCAGGTGAGGCGAATTCCATGTCTTGTCTGATGTAGCATTGACTGCCACCATGATTACGCTTTGACTTTTGCTTCCCATTTGTCCTATTGGAATTCGCCTGAAATGAGTTGAATCCCACAGTTTCCTGACCACCTAGGAAATGCATATATTTCCTACAAGATTTTTATCTGATTCAACTGTCACCTCAATGAATTCGCTTCAGGGTGACACATATTCATAAAGGAATTCGCGTGAGGTGATGCAAATCCACCCCACCAGTCACGTCAGCGTAAAACTATCCAAAAACACTCAATTACGGTAAATACATGTGTGATTTTTATTTCTCCATCTCAAAACTCTAATTTCTAATCGAAAATTTGTATTTTCTTTACTTTGGTCGGCCGGTGGGTCAACATCTTGCATGCTGGATAGCGTTTGAAACGGGGCGCTGGCAGctacgctataaggaaataacgttgtgccctcactaacaccaatttgTTTTGACATAGTGGTAAGCGCGTAATCCAAAAAGTGGTACCAGAGCAGGTCTCGTGTTCGAATCTCACATAAGGCATGTTGTGCAGCTGGGTTGGCTGACAGGTGTTGGGGGGATTGTAGGGCCGGCATCCTGCCTGCTGGATAGCGTCCAAAACGGGGCGCTGactgctacgctataaggaaatcacgttgcgccctcactaacaccaattggttttggcgtagtggtaagcgcgtgatccaaAATATTCTATGTGTCCCTGAAACTTTTGATACTGGTGATGAAGGAGACCAAAATTATCCAATTGTGGGCGGTAAAAGAAGGCGAACATCAATTTATTGAGAATATTTCTAGGAGAAAGTGATATCCAATAAAGTGTTTGTATATTTGGTGGAGCAAGACTTTTGGGAGAGGCAAAGAAAGGAACAAGTCACTTGAAAAAACACTATGAGAGTTGCAGAAAAAGgcctaattaaaataaaatttcatcaTTTGTCAAAGGTGAGAAAAAAGGGAGTGAAACAATGTTGGCCAGGTCTTATGTATTTGACCAAGAAACAACAAGACATTCCATTTGCTAAGATGATAGTTTCACATGAGTACCCATTAGTTGTGGTTGATCACATATTCTTCAAAGAGTTATCATTCAGAGACAAAAAGTTCGATACATATGATATAACGTGTcgttttagttattttttaaagTGATATATACATGAGTACAGTAATCTAGTCAATAAAGAGCTGACAAAACTCAATCATTACAATAAAAATCTCTTAAACACTAGAACAAACGCCACACTAAAGCCCCTAACGTTTACCCCACTAGAAATAACTTTGTCCAAGTCGAAAAACAGCGATATAATCTCCAAAAACATGATCTATCAAAAAGCACGACACCTTTCGAACAGAGACCCAACTATCCGAGCAAACCAACAACCCCATACAACCAAAATTCCAAAAGCGTCGTACCAAGAAAAAAAGGAAGACAAAagcaaaaaaaacaaaaccacaGCAAGCCAACGGTGACGACGTCACCGGAGCCTCCACACCACCTTCAGGAAAAAAACTACCACGCAACCAGAACGTTCTCCATGACTTAACAGCACAAAGAGCAGACATTCAAAACGCCATCAGAGCAAAAAGGGAAGCACCTCTCCACCACCTGTAGATTGAGAACGAAGAAACTGGAGAAGGAGAGACCAAAAGAGCGCGAGGGCCACCCTTTGGCTCCTAAACAACCGAGACATCACAGCGACCTACTGGATAAGGACCTAGCCCCAGAGATAGACCTGGCTTCAAAAAGTCCCTAACTCAAACACTGGCAACCACCTTGTCGCCACCATGCCACCACTGCATCCCATGCTTGATCCACCATGATTCAGCTGCAAGAAGGTGTCAAACCCAAAGGAGAGCAACTCGACAGTGAAAAACAACATCCTAGGAGCAATGGCACCGTGacgaaagaggaagaagaagggagGTCGTCGAATTTGGAAATAGGTAGGTAAAGGAAGGGACGAATTCTCTAGATCTCAAAAATAGGTTGAGGTACAAGTCGAGAAAAGAGGAAAGTAGTAGGAAGGAAGGGAGAAAAAAGGAGAGCcaaggaggaggaagttgtcgccgCGCAAAGGGTGTCGTTTCAGTTATATTGAAAAATgttatatatttaataataataatatgtttttaatgtttacttAATTACTAAgaattcataaataaaatataaaagtgATATATTTTCTTAAACGACAGCGTTTGAtgaatttggatcctctccagcaAAGCAAATTTTGAAGCGTTAGATGCATGTGATCAGATGGTTTAGAAAATTAACTAGAATAAAACACTTAAAAACTAATTAGACATTTAATTACAGCCCTTTGATACATGGAAAAAATAAGACCCAATTGACATTTCCTTCTCCCCGGTGTCGTGCTCCTTCCTATTTCTCCATGAATCCTCCTCATCTTTTCACTTTTGTTCTTGCGCGCTCATCAATGTCCAATCCAAGAGGGGAGAGCAATACTAACCAAACCAATCTGTATTTCAATtcaattttccaaaactaaccaATTCCAATTGCATTCTTAAATTTATTGTTCTTTAGTAAAGGGTGCGGAAGGTAGGTCGGGACACCGAATCGAATCCAGCAGCGGAGGCGGAAGGTGAGGGATAATCAATGGAGGATCTCTGGCAGTGGAAGGCACAggttttccttttatttttccaccattagattagattagattagatatTAGATGTATCAAAGGGTTGTAATTAAATGTCTAAgtgtttgtttatttattgTAGTTAATTTTCTAAACCATCAGATGCATCTAACGGTCCATGTACCAGCTGAAGGGGCTGGACTGGACAATATTATTTGCGTTTCACCGAGACCGAGGTAGGtagggtattttattttatttaaccaCCCCTTTGCCCTTTCCCCGACATCTATTCGAACCTGAACTGAACAGAGATCGCCTCCGTCTCCAAGCTCCGACCAACGTGAGTTGTTGTCTCTATTTCACCTTGTAATTTATGTTGATTTCTCTGTTTGGTGCATATCTCAATCACTGTATCACTTACACTAGGTTTAGTTTTGAAAATTTGGGGGAAGCTTCATGTGCACGCACAGCCCTATTAATCAATTTTTGGATAGCTTCTAggttttagaattgattctgaggaaagAAAAGTTGATCAAAACATTTTAACTTCTAGCTTGTGTTAATATGGTTTTCGATTGTTTCAGATTTCTTCGATGGGAAAGAAAAAGACGGACGATGCAGGCCAGTCTACAAAGGCTAAGGCAAGTAGCAAAGATGCTCCTAAGAAGGAAAAGTTTTCTGTCTCTGCCATGTTGGCCAGTATGGATGAAAAGCCTGATAAAGCCAAAAAAGTTGCTTCTTCCTTCAATAAGCCCAAGCCAAAACTGAAAGCTTCTACTTACACTGATGGTATTGATCTTCCTCcctctgatgatgaagatgacgaTCTATCTGAAGACGACTCCAAACAGTCCAGACCTGATTTCAAGCCACTTGAAGTATCTGTTACAGACAAAGAGTTGAAAAAACGTGAGAAGAAAGATATTTTAGCCGCCCATGCTGTTGAGCAGGCAAAGAAGGAAGCTCTTAGGGATGATCATGATGCTTTTACTGTTGTCATCGGAAGCCGGGCTTCAGTGCTTGATGGAGAAGATGATGCTGATGCTAATGTTAAAGATATAACGGTGGAAAATTTTTCTGTGTCTGCTCGAGGTAAGGAACTTCTGAAAAATACATCGGTGAAGATATCTCATGGGAAGCGATATGGTTTGGTTGGGCCCAATGGAATGGGCAAGTCCACACTATTGAAGCTTCTTGCTTGGAGGAAGATACCAGTACCTAAAAATATCGATGTCCTTCTGGTTGAGCAGGAGATAGTTGGGGATGATAAAACAACACTTGAAGCTGTTGTTTCAGCTAATGTTGAACTTGTTAATGTTCGACAAGAAGTTGCTGCTCTCACAAATGCAGCTTCTGTCGAGGACAGTGTAGATAAAGATAATAATTTGGAGGAAGATGAAGCAGGAGAAAAGCTAGCAGAGCTGTATGAAAAATTGCAGCTGATGGGGTCTGATGCTGCTGAATCTCAGGCATCAAAGATATTAGCTGGTTTGGGTTTTACAAAGGATATGCAGGGCCGTCCTACAAAATCCTTTAGCGGTGGCTGGAGGATGAGAATTTCTTTAGCTCGAGCACTTTTTGTGCAGCCAACTCTATTACTGCTTGATGAACCCACAAATCATCTTGACCTGAGGGCTGTTCTCTAGTTGGAAGAGTACTTGTGCCGTTGGAAAAAAACTTTGGTGGTTGTCTCTCATGATAGGGATTTCCTGAATACAGTATGCATTGAGATTATTCATCTGCATGATTTGAAGCTTCATCTCTATCGTGGAAACTTTGATGATTTTGAGAGTGGGTATGAACAGCGTCGTAAAGAGATTAATAAGAAGTATGAGATTTATGACAAGCAAATGAAAGCGGCTAAAAGGAGTGGAAACCGGGCCCAACAAGAAAAGGTGAAGGATCGAGCTAAGTTTGCAGCAGCTAAGGAAGCATCTAAAAACAAGGGTAAGGGCAAGGTCAAGGTTGATGAGGATGAGACCGCACCAGACGCACCACAGAAATGGAGGGATTACAGTGTTGAGTTCCACTTTCCTGAACCTACTGAGCTCACACCTCCACTTATGCAGCTTATTGAAGTGAGCTTCAGCTACCCAAACCGAGAGGATTTCAGACTCTCAAATGTTGATGTTGGTATTGATATGGGGACTCGTGTTGCCATTGTTGGGCCTAATGGAGCTGGAAAATCTACACTGCTAAATCTTCTGGCTGGCGATTTGGTTCCATCTGAAGGTGAAGTTCGAAGGAGTCAGAAGTTAAGGATAGGAAGATATTCCCAACACTTTGTGGACCTTCTAACAATGGATGAAACTCCTGTGCAGTACCTTCTTCGTCTCCACCCAGACCAGGAGGGACTTAGCAAGCAAGAGGTTGTTCGTGCAAAGCTTGGTAAGTTTGGGCTGCCTAGTCATAACCATCTTACCCCTATTGTGAAACTATCAGGAGGGCAAAAAGCTCGGGTTGTCTTCACGTCGATATCCATGTCAAAACCTCACATTTTATTGTTAGATGAACCGACAAATCATCTGGATATGCAAAGTATTGATGCATTGGTTGATGCATTGGATGAATTCACTGGAGGAGTTGTTCTTGTTAGTCATGATTCAAGATTGATATCACGTGTCTGTGGTGATGAAGAAAGGAGTCAAATATGGATTGTTGAGGATGGCACTGTCAGAAATTTCCCTGGAACATTTGAGGATTACAAGGATGATTTGCTGAAAGAGATTAAAGCTGAAGTTGATGATTAAGCCTCCTTTGATGAAAACAATTCATTTATGGCGATTGGTGACAATTTCCCAACATATATCTCTATCTATGCACTTGCCTATCATGTATTTTTCTGATAAAGAGACTTCCCTCTGGCAGATACCACATTTTTGCCTCCCCTTTCCCTGTTTTTTGGTCTTCTATTTTACTACAGAGTGTAATTATAATGCGGGAAATGCTACCAATGCGTTTTGTGAGACTCAATTTCTGGTGTACCAAGATTATATGTTAGGAACGTGTGGTTCAATTGTTAAAGGTCTGAATAAACTTCTGATTATTGGAAAAATTGCTGATGCTGTTTTTATTTTGTCACATTGAATCAGATTATGTATTGATTCAAATTTTGGAAGGTCATCAATAGAGTGAGATCTATAAAATTATAGAATTACCTGTGTACTTTTTGCTATAAAGGTCTCTGAAGAAAGTTTTAGTTATGTGTGATGATGCTTTTCTGTTTGGTTGTTTGTTTTTATCACTAACGTGTTCAGGGGAATTGGAGCTATTATAATTTCGGTCAGAAGTTGAAATTAATTGTTTGCGTACCCTTTGCCATTACATCTTATGGTGTTGCATATCACTAGCTCCAAAAGTCTTACTGTAagtattcaaaatttgaaatattgAACTGTCAGATCTAGTAGAAGTTTTCTAgatgttttttcttctttttctccccTGTTTGAGTTCCTGGTCTCATCATTCATGTGTTGTTGGATTGTACCTCAATTTATTTTACTGAGCAAATAGATAGCAATTTATGGAGCTTCTCATATTGATTGATGCTTACAGGAGAGCTTCAACCAAACATTTTAGAATAGTCTTTCAGTATTTTGGTTACGTTAGAGATGATAGAAAAACTCAATGGTGTGAACTCATTGTATGTGAGCTTGTAGCAAATCTAATTACATATGCAGCTGCAATCATGCTTTTGTGTGTGACTTTCTCCATAtgtctctcttctctttcatctCACTCTTACATTTCACTATTCATCTTCCCCTCTTTCCCTCTAAGATTTCCTCTCCAACATTTCAACATGGGGCTACCCCACTTCTGTGCTCTACTTTTGTCTTCTTTTAGTTCTATATATTTAGACTTTAGTTTCCTCAAAACTGTAGGCTTCCAATATTTGTATGTATGTTTGTTTTTTCATTTGGGTTACAGAACCAGCTTGTAACCCAGCTTGTAACAAGTTCAGTTTTGTTCCAGAAACAGCCAGATTGAGTCATATACCATGCTTGTGATGACCCCAAATGGTTATATACATGAGGCTTCTGTCATGACCCCAAATGGTTTGTTGAAATGGCTCCAAGCATATTCTGCAAAGATGGGCAAGAGAAAGCCCTAAGAGCGTATAGAACAACTTTATGATAGAGATACCACGCGTTTCCACACGATTCAGGATAAGTATAACTATCAGAATAGGATAGAGAATCACTTTGTGGTAGATGCCACAAACCAAATTGGTGGCATTTGTGTAAACGCGTGCATGATGAGCATTTCTTCTGCGCTTCCTCTTAATGCAATGCCTTCAGCAGAGAATCTAAATTCGTTGAAGCATATTATCATGCATTGACTGCAGAGAATTTGAATTCGTTGAAGCATATATTCATGCGTCGTCGGTTAAGAATGGAACTTCTTTTGAAAAGCTTAAGCAATTTTCTAGATTCCATTGGCTAATTAGTGTTCTAGTTGTTCTATTATTCTTTCCTTTTCTCTCATCAAAGACAACTTCATATTCTTCTTCTCTTATCTAGAATATAttattccttttcttttcctcgtGACACAGTATATAAAAGGCTCATTACGCAcacataaagaaagaaaaactagagaagaaagaaaggaacAGAGAAATATATAAACGATTTTTGCAGATTTCTGAGAATGCCTTTCAAGAAGCCACATCACACCTCAGATCCTAGTTGTATTAAACCGGTAAGTGCTTTTTTGCTTGCACGTTTACTATAAAGAATTGAATACCATCTCTCAAAAAATTACTATAATGTAATTGCTTATATTTCAAGCGATTTTGGATGATAAGTTGTTTCATGACTTTATCACTATTTTTCAAGCATGCTATACTTGTTATTCGTCTTTTTATTTTAGACATATACAATCATATTTTCtgcaaaatataaatttatcaatttttatgaataaaaataaCGTCATAAGCTAGAAGGATGTTTGATATATATACCTATATGTCATAGTTTTGCAACTGAAAATTAGTTTCTCAAAAAATGAGTTGGAAAGAAGCATAGTTTTTGGGGACAGTTAGTTGCAAGAGACAACTATCCAGAAAGAATTGATAATTACATGCATCAATTCAGTTTTTGAGAAACGCTTAAAGCTGCAAAACTCATGTCAAAATAGTACATCCATATAAAGTAGGGGATTTACATTCATCTGATCTGATCATCTGAGAGATCACCAGCATAACAATTTTACTTAAATGTAATCAATATAGTAGGAGATGCTTTCTAGTTTTAtcaaatttttttaaagtatTGAAGTATGTTGTAATTTGTGTTATATAATGACAATAATGAGTGTAGGATGACAATGGTGGCTATATAATAGAACCAAGAGGACTCAACATTGTTTGGGGAAATGATGATCGCTACTGGAAAGTAACAAAGTGAgtcaatatgattttttttcatgaaTATATTAGATTCTCATAAGGTGTATAATTTTTACACTGACAATAATAATGTTTCactattttaattatattataatttaattagaataaaaagataaaaaattaatatcaatGATGATATTTAATTTAAGAATAGAAAAAAATTCCCAAATAACATATCATTTTACATACTACTTAGGTTTTTACTTTTGACAATGCAAAATAATTACTTGTAACCAAATAGGTATTTACAAACAGAGTCCTACATTTTGGGTTGAACTATTGCTCAATTTTTACTTTAGTGTTGttcctatttttcttttttctacaTTTCTTCCTCATTATTGTTGAAATCCCAATGCAACCATCAATATTCATCTCAATTACAAATCAACTTTGATTGCCATTACAATTGTATGCATTACATGTTTCTTCTGTGTTCAAATGATTTCAGCCAAGGTCCTGCGGAGCTTATACAAGTTTCATGGCTGGAGGTTACTGGTCTAGTAAATGTCCAAAAGAACAAGACATACAGTGTTACATTTGATGTTAAAGTTAAGGAAGATGGATATGGTTGGAAAGGCACTGATGTACTAGTGATGGCAAAACttggaaaaaatggaaaatatttGTACGAAGCAGCAAATCTAACTCCAGGTGAGAAGTTGACTGTTCCACCAAGACCAGGAGGGCTTGAGATTAAGGTGGATTCAAACACAACAGAAACCCAACTTCATTTTGGATTGTATGAAGTATGGAGTGGGAAATGGAAGGGAGGGTTGGAAATTATCAAAGCAAGGGTCATAGCTATGCCCTGAATTTATATAATAGTAGTGATTGGCTCATTTCCTTTATGTATGGTTATGATTTGCACTGGTAGAGATGATTACAAGCATAGTGAGAATACAGCATGCTCTGGCCACGCTGAAACAATGTGGGCATGGAAtaatatagaaataaaaaagtttGGTGATATTTGCATAAGAGCATTTATAATAAATTTATGGATGATTCAATACTATATAGTTTGTTTGATAAATGTTAGTGCTCTTCAAAAGAGTGAACCAGGTCGGTCAGTCACCTTGTTGAGTCCCCTGTAACCCTCTGTATCAATGCCTTTATCTAGATTGCTTGCCTTTCTTGTATGCACTAGGTATCATTGACACTGGCAATAATGATCATAAGCCGAATCCAAGTATGGATATAGACTGTTCTGATCCATCCCAAATTGGATGGCAATACAAAATAGGGGTGCTGCGTTACATGCCCATACTCATAAACTCAGAGACCCTCAAATGATCTAACTCATCATCTAAAGTATGATTGTCAAATAAATCTAACTGTGGTTAAACTTCCTAATAATATCAAGTAGCTCAATCCTAATTCAAAGGCATAATTGAAATAACATCATTTTCCTAATCCAAAAGCATAATATCACACATAAGAGCATCTTTAAGGCTAAGGCTAAGGCTAGTAAAAAGAATTTTTTATCACTACACAACCACATGTAATATTCATCTTCAATGAGATTGCTTAGAGTATTTCTTATTtagcttaattccagtttgggtccctgatgtttcacaaatgtgcggt contains:
- the LOC130726856 gene encoding protein PHLOEM PROTEIN 2-LIKE A9-like; its protein translation is MPFKKPHHTSDPSCIKPDDNGGYIIEPRGLNIVWGNDDRYWKVTNQGPAELIQVSWLEVTGLVNVQKNKTYSVTFDVKVKEDGYGWKGTDVLVMAKLGKNGKYLYEAANLTPGEKLTVPPRPGGLEIKVDSNTTETQLHFGLYEVWSGKWKGGLEIIKARVIAMP